One Cloacibacillus sp. DNA segment encodes these proteins:
- the secY gene encoding preprotein translocase subunit SecY, giving the protein MLDSFRDTFRLPDLKRRILFTLAALFVYRLGAHVPTPGVDAAALGKLFDQGSLLGFLDLFAGGALSRFSIFALGVTPYINSSIVMQLLAVVVPSIEKMQKEGEEGRKKIVQWTRYGTIIFAFIQAVGMTGWLKGLGIYSGGMLDIILVSLTLTTGAVAVMWLGEIMSDHGIGNGISLLIFAGIVVRIPEAIIRTASLVRLGEMNVLVMLIAVAIMVAVVAGCVMLQEGQRRLPVQYAKRMVGNKMYGGQSSFIPLRVNTAGVIPIIFASSVLLFPYTIAGLFQHSVARMIQQAMSPSSPFYMVLYVLLIVFFSYFYTAVVFKPEDISTNMKKNGGFILGIRPGKPTTDYIEKVMGRITLGGSIALAVIAIIPTIMTGVMHINTFYFGGTAVIIVVGVALDTVHQIEGQLLMRHYEGILKRRGGKSGGLLKL; this is encoded by the coding sequence ATGCTGGATTCCTTCCGGGATACCTTTCGGCTGCCCGATCTGAAGCGCCGCATACTTTTTACTCTTGCAGCGCTCTTCGTCTACCGTCTGGGTGCGCACGTACCCACTCCCGGAGTGGATGCAGCTGCCCTCGGAAAACTTTTTGATCAGGGGTCGCTGCTTGGTTTCCTGGACCTCTTTGCGGGAGGAGCACTCAGCCGTTTTTCCATCTTCGCGCTGGGTGTGACCCCCTACATCAACTCAAGCATCGTCATGCAGCTGCTCGCAGTTGTCGTGCCGAGCATTGAGAAGATGCAGAAAGAGGGAGAAGAGGGGCGCAAAAAGATCGTTCAGTGGACACGCTACGGAACGATCATCTTTGCGTTTATACAGGCAGTCGGTATGACAGGCTGGTTGAAGGGGCTCGGGATATACTCAGGCGGCATGCTTGACATCATCCTTGTGTCGCTTACACTCACGACCGGCGCCGTCGCCGTCATGTGGCTCGGTGAAATAATGTCGGACCATGGCATCGGCAACGGTATCTCCCTGCTTATCTTCGCTGGTATAGTGGTAAGGATCCCTGAAGCTATCATTCGTACGGCGTCGCTGGTACGTCTTGGTGAGATGAACGTGCTCGTTATGCTGATCGCCGTTGCAATTATGGTAGCGGTGGTAGCGGGATGCGTCATGCTCCAAGAGGGACAGCGCCGTCTGCCGGTCCAGTACGCCAAGCGTATGGTCGGAAACAAAATGTACGGCGGACAGTCGAGCTTCATACCGCTTCGCGTAAATACGGCGGGCGTCATCCCGATAATCTTCGCCTCGTCTGTGCTGCTCTTCCCTTACACGATAGCGGGACTTTTCCAGCACAGCGTCGCGAGGATGATACAGCAGGCGATGAGCCCGAGCAGCCCATTTTATATGGTGCTCTATGTGCTCCTTATCGTATTCTTCTCATATTTCTATACGGCGGTTGTCTTCAAGCCTGAAGATATCTCGACGAATATGAAGAAGAACGGCGGGTTCATCCTCGGCATTCGCCCCGGTAAGCCCACCACCGACTACATAGAGAAGGTAATGGGACGTATCACGCTCGGCGGTTCGATCGCCCTTGCGGTGATCGCGATCATCCCGACTATAATGACGGGTGTTATGCACATCAATACCTTCTATTTCGGCGGTACCGCGGTAATCATCGTCGTCGGCGTAGCGCTTGATACGGTTCATCAGATAGAGGGACAGCTTCTCATGCGCCATTATGAGGGCATCCTCAAGCGCCGCGGCGGTAAGAGCGGCGGTTTGCTAAAACTGTAA
- the rplO gene encoding 50S ribosomal protein L15, giving the protein MKLHELSPVPGSRKKKKRLGQGLGSGQGKTAGKGHKGQKARKSPDIGANFEGGQMPLARRVPKRGFSNFRFAVKYEIVNIADLEERFEAGAEVTAKELSELRLISDAGKPVKVLGVGELSKSLNVKANAYSSSAAKKIEAAGGKAEVI; this is encoded by the coding sequence ATGAAACTTCATGAACTCTCGCCTGTGCCGGGATCGCGCAAAAAGAAAAAGCGCCTTGGACAGGGTCTGGGCAGCGGACAGGGAAAGACTGCGGGAAAGGGCCACAAAGGCCAGAAGGCCCGCAAGAGCCCTGATATCGGAGCCAACTTCGAAGGCGGACAGATGCCGCTCGCGCGCCGTGTTCCTAAGCGCGGCTTCAGCAACTTCCGTTTCGCGGTAAAATATGAGATCGTCAACATCGCCGACCTTGAAGAGCGCTTTGAAGCGGGCGCGGAAGTCACCGCGAAGGAACTTTCCGAACTTCGCCTGATTTCTGACGCCGGCAAACCTGTTAAGGTCCTCGGCGTTGGCGAGCTCTCAAAGAGCCTTAACGTAAAGGCAAACGCCTATAGTTCATCGGCTGCCAAGAAGATAGAGGCCGCCGGCGGCAAGGCAGAGGTGATATAA